CCGGTGACTTGTTGGCCTCGCTTGAGGCGCTGACTGTCACGCCCGATGATGTGACGGATGTGGTATTCACCCATGCCCACCCTGACCACCTTTGGGGGCTGCTGGATGACTTTGGTGATCCGCTGTTCACACGGGCCAGCTATATGATTGGGCAGGCCGAATGGGACTATTGGATCAACCCCAACACGGTGGACGAGATTGGCGAGGCACGGGCGTCTTTTGCGGTTGGTGCCAAACGTCGGCTTGAGATGATCGAAGACGGCACCACCTTTTTCAATGATGGGGACGAGATCCTGCCCGGCGTTGCAGCCCGCGCCAGCTTTGGCCATACGCCCGGCCATATGGCATTTGAGGTCCGGCGGGGGGGCGAGGCGGTGATGATATTGGGTGACTGCATTGGCAATGACCACATCGCTTTTGCCAGACCTGAATGGCATTCGGGATCCGACCAAGACCCCGAAACCGCAGCAGCGACACGGCTGTCATTGATGGATCAACTGTCCCATGAAAAGACCCGCGTCATCGGCTACCACCTGACCGGAAACGGCGTGGGTTATGTTGATAAAACATCTGCCGGTTATGCTTTTGTGAAGGAGGGATGAACATGCGCTTGCTTCCGCTGGACTTGGCCTTGGTCAGTGCTCTGGTCGCCCTGCCTGCCTTGGCAAGTGAGGATATTGCGGATCAATATCCCGCCTCATTGCTTTATTCCAAACCGGTTGAGGTTATCCCAAACGTTTTCTCCGCCATCGGGGCCACCGCGCCGCCGACCTATGAAAATGCGGGCCATAACAACAACCTGAGCTTTATCATCACAGATGACGGTGTGGTCGTGGTGAATGGCGGCGGATCCTATCTGTTGGCCAAGGCGCTGCACGATGAAATCAAGGTGGTGACGGATCAGCCGGTCAAACTGGTATTGAACGAAAACGGCCAGGGCCACGCTATGCTGGGTAATTCATACTGGGCGGAGCAAGGGGTGGAGATTGTCGCCCATGTGGATGCAGCGGCTGAGTTTGAAGCATATGGCGGCCAATCGCTGCGTGCGACACAGGCCCGTGTGAAAGAACGCGCGGATCAGACAACCGTGACCCTGCCAACCCAGACCTTTGAGGATGCATATGTTGTTGTGATGGGGGGCACAGAAATCGAAGCACGATATCTTGGCCCGGCCCATAGCCCCGGTGACATTGTAGTCTGGCTGCCGCAGCAAAGCCTCGTGATTTCGGGGGATATGGCGTTTCACGAACGGATGTTGCCGATCTTTGAACACACAATGACGGCGGATTGGATCGAGACCTGGGAGGCTGCATTTGAACCGCTGGGGGCCACCTATGTTGTTCCCGGTCACGGTCATCCCACCAACATGGATCAGGTCCGCCGCTATACTCACGATTATCTGGTCTATCTGCGCGAAAAAGTCGGGGCCCATCTGGAAGCGGGCGGGGGGCTGGCAGAGGCGTTTTATGTTGATCAGACACCCTATGCACATCTGGATACATTCGAAGAACTGGCAACCAAAAACGCGGGCCGTGTCTATGAACAGATGGAGTTTGAATAGCGCGGCCAGTCTACATATCGACCACAGTCTTGAAAGGACACACTATGGAACTGACTACGAATGTAGGATCATTTGACCGCATTTTGCGCATCGTTATCGGTGCAGCGCTGATCATCCTTACTTTGACCGGGACCATCGGGATCTGGGGCTGGATCGGGGTTATCCTGCTTGGCACGGCGTTTCTGAGGTTCTGCCCGCTGTATCGCATCATTGGGGTGAATACGTGTAAAAACAGCTGATTCTACCGGTTCGTGTCAGGGTGTCGTGTTGATCTGCGTCAAGATGTTTAACCTGACGCGTCACTATAAACCCCGCATACCCAGCGGAGCGTTTGGCCCATGGAAAACCTGATCGACACTTTCGGCGAAGGCCCAATTCTGTTTGGTTTGGCCCTGTGTATCGGTATGGTCTTTGGTGCTGCGGCCCAGCATTCACGGTTCTGTCTGCGGGCCGCGACAATTGAGTTTTCCCATAATATCTGGGGCCCGCGCCTTGCCATCTGGTTTGTCGCTTTCAGTGCGGCCGTGTGTACGGTGCAGCTTGCCATCGCCACGGGGCATCTGGATGTTTCAAATGCACGCCAGATCGCAGCACAGGGCAGTTTGTCTGGTGCGATCCTTGGTGGGCTATTGTTCGGGTCGGGTATGATCCTGGCCCGCGGTTGCGCCAGCCGCTTGTTGGTTCTCTCGGCCACTGGCAATCTTCGGGCCATCGTCACAGGGCTTGTGCTGACCTTGACGGCGCAGGCGTCCTTGCGTGGAGTATTGTCGCCATTGCGCGAAAGCCTTGGCGGGATCTGGACGATCAGCGGTGGCCGGTCGCGCGACTTGCTTGCGCATATCGGGATCCTGCCACGCACCGCCGCGCTGGTTGCGGGGGGATGCTTATTGTTGTCGGTTGTATTTGCGCTTTACCGTGGCAACGCGAAAAGCCGGACGGGAGCAGCTGTAATCGTGGGTGCGTCAATCGCTGCTGGCTGGATCGCGACCTACGCCGTTGCGCAAAACGCGTTCGAGATGGTTGCGATTTCTTCCATTACCTTTACCGGGCCCTCAGCGGACACTCTGATGGGCTTCGTCAATGAGCGCGAATTACCGATGAGCTTTGGCTCCGGCCTTGTGCCGGGGGTCTTTCTGGGGGCGCTCTTGATGGCCGTGATCACAAAGGAAGCCCGCATACAACGGTTTGAGCCACAGATGCCGATGGAACGGTATCTGTTGGGGGGCGTTATGATGGGGTTTGGCAGCATGCTGGCCGGGGGCTGTGCAGTGGGGGCAGGTATGTCGGGCGGTGCGATTTTCGCTTTGACCGCATGGCTGGCGCTGTTGTCGATGTGGATCGGTGCGGTTGTGACCCAACGTCTGACAGAGGGCGGTCCGCGGGTAAGACCCGCAGGCACCTGCCAACAATCGTGATCCTTAGCCCCCGATGGCTTCTCTCACGATCTCATCCAGCAAGGCCTGCACTTCCTGCATCGCCCCTTCGGGATAGTTGCGATATCCCACCATGACCTTGCCTTCACGTTCGGCGACAAAAACGCCGTAGGGGCAGTGGGCGATGTTCATCGGGTCCGCCTCCATCACTTTGCGCGATAAAACGGCTGAGCAGAACACAAAGATATCCGCCGCTTCAAACAGTTTCACATCACTGCCCACGTCACCTGCCGTGCGGTCCAGCATTTCACCCGCGTGGCTGACATAGTCGATGACCAGCCCCTTGCCGACAATCGCGCTTTCGACGCTGAAGGTTGCATCATCAAAACTGCCGTCAAAATCATAGACGGTTGAGCTGTCTTGCGCTGCCGCAAAGCCCGCGCTGATCAGGGCCAGCGCGCCACCCAGTAGAAGTGATTTCATGGTAGCGTCTCCTTATGTGTGAGCAGTATCGCGCGGCGGCTGTCCTGCGGGATTGAACCCAGTCAATCCCGCAGTGATTTTTCTTATCCGAACATATCGGCGGTGATGCCTGCGTACCAGCCTTCGGATTCCTCATAGGTCGCGCGGCGCAGGTCGGCAGCTTCGCCGGTGGCCGAGATAAACCCGTCAACCTTGGCAATCTTTTCCTCTGTCGCCTCATAGGTTGCACCGACTTTCACACCGTCGTTTGTGTCGATCAGCGACCAGCAGGTGTTGGAGAACTTGGCCGGGAATATCTTGGAACCCGTCAGCGCACCGCGCACCGCATTGGCGCATACCTTGGCCTGAGAATTGGCAGAGTAACCGGATTTGGGCATGTCACCCTGATGTGCCGCATCGCCCAACACATGAATGTCGCCATCCGCCTTGCTGGACATATCCGCCGCATTTACCGGGGCCCAGTTGCCATCTGTCACACCGGCCAGTTCGGCAATCCGTCCCGCCTTCATTGCAGGGATAACGTTGCAGACGTCGACATTGGTGACCTCTCCGTCAATGGTCACGGTCATGGCGTTTGGATCAACAGAGACATTGCCGCCGCCGAAATCGGCGCCGATCCAGTCGATCATCCCTTCGTAGTGGTTCGCCCAGCCTTCCTGAAACAGGCTCTGCTTTGAGAATTTTTCCTTGGGGTCCGCGACAATGATCTTGGCCGTTGGATTGTTGGCCTTGAGGTAGTGGGCCACCATCGACACGCGTTCGTAAGGGCCGGGGGGGCAACGGTAGGGATTGGGGGGCGCAACCATTGCAAAGGTGCCGCCCTCTGGCATCGCCATCAGCTGTGCCTTTAACAGTTCGGTTTGTGATCCACCTTTATAGGCGTGGGGCATCGCGTTCTGCGCTGACAGGTCCCAGCCCTCAACCGCACCGTCGACAAAATCGATACCGGGCGACAGGATAAGTTTATCATAGGGCAGGGAACCACCACCAGCCAGCGCCACGGTTTTGGCCTCGCGGTCCACACCCGTGGCCCAGTCATGCACAACGTTCACGCCCCCGGCGGCCAGACCGCCATAACTGTGACCCAGATCGTCGATCTCCTTGAAACCGCCCAGATAGAGGTTGGAGAAGAAACAGGTGTAATACATCCGCGTTGGCTCGATCAGCGTGACGTCAATCGCGCCTTTGCTGTCCTTGGCAATGTAGCGCGCAGCAGTGGCCCCGCCGGCCCCGCCGCCGACAACAACAACACGTGGTTTGCCGTGGCCGTCTGCAAAGACAGTAGGCGCGGCAAGTGTCGTAGCCGCCGCAGCACTGCTGCCGATAAAGACACGTCTGTTCAGTTTCATGTTCTTTCCTCCCAGAAAACGGCCCCTATTCGAGGTCCTTAAAATACGCAGCAATTGCCGCGATCTCTTCATCCGATAAACGGCCCGCCATCATTTGCATCACCGGATGGGGCCTGAGTTTACGTTTATAGGCGTGCATGGCGATGACAAAGTCCTGCGTCGGCCAGCCGATGATGGCGGGAATGCCCTCATCGGTACCACTGCTTTGGTGACAGGTCAGGCATTCGCTGGCCAAGTATTCACCATACTCCGGATCCCCCTCAAGGGCGAGGATTGCAGGATCCAGATCATGATCCGTGGCGGTGGCTGTTGGTTCGGCCTCTGGGATGTTTGCGGGATTGTCCGAAAAGATCCGCAAATAGGCCAGCAGATGCCCGCGTTCGGTCGCATCCAACAGCCCGCGAAAATTCATCCGTGTTTTGGAGATCAATGCCTTGGGGTTCTCGATATAGGCATCCAGTGTTTCTTCGGTCCAGATCAGCCCGTCGTCCCCTGCGCGCATCATGCTTTTGGAATATTTGAACCCCTCAATGCCCGCCGCGGGTCGCCCGAAAATGCCGTTTAACTGCGGGCCGACACGGTTTTTCGCACCTTCACCAATCTGATGGCAGGATTTGCAGTGTTTAAACACTAACGCCCCTGCCTCAGGGTCACCAAATTCGTTTGCCCAAACCACCCCTGCCGCAAGGATTCCGGCGAGAGGCAGAAAGGCGCGCAAACTATGGTGCATGATCACTCCTTAAAGGATTTCAGGTATTCAATCACCGCCGCCTGATCGGTTTCTTTTTTCAAACCGGCAAAAGACATCTTTGTGCCCTTCATATAGGACTTGGGCTTGGCCAGAAAGGCGGCCAGTTCGATTTCGCTCCAGACCAGCCCACCCTCAGCGGCTTGTTTGAGCGCCCGTGAGTATTTGAACCCTTCCACTGCACCGGCATTATTCCCGACAATGCCCGTCAAAATCGGGCCGGACCGGTTCTTGGCCCCTTCACCGATCTGGTGGCAGGCTTTGCACTTCTTGAAAACCTTTTCACCCTGCGCTGCCAGTTCCGCGTCAAATGCGGCGACCACGGGGGCGGGCGTTGCGTCAACTGGTGCTGACTCCTCCTGTTCCGTGGGGGTCACATCCAGAACCATCGCCCGCATGGTCACTTTGACCTCGGATTTGCAATTCTGCATGCAGGGTTCGCCGGTCCACCGCGCATATTCTGTTTCAGCACGGTTATCGAGGATAAACCCATCGGCATTCGGCATCTCGACATCAAAGAAGCTTTCGTTTGAAAGCACAAAATCATCCTCAATCAGATCGTTTGAGTAGAGAATATAGGCGACAATTGCATAAACATCATCATCGCTGAGCGTTCCGGCATTGCCATAGGGCATGGACCGTTTGATGTAATCAAAAGCGGTCGACAGGTAGGGCCAGTAGGAGCCTACGGTTTTCAGCGGGTCCTCGTGGTCCAATGTATCGGCCCCACCGGCCAGTTTGGGCCAGTTGTCGATCCCCTCGGCAAAGTCACCGTGGCAGGCGGCACATTGGGTGGCAAAGATCTCTTCCCCGATCAGCGCATCACCGGAGCCGACAGGCAGGCCGGTGCCATCGGGCATAATATCCCCATCCCAAGCGGCGATTTCTTCGGGCAGGGCAGGGCGGCCTAGGCCAAATTTCTCGGCCAGTACGGGGGAGGCTGGTAGGGACAGGGCTGCCAGCAATGCGGTTGATTTAAGAAACTTCGACATTTTCCGCCTCGCCATTGCTGCGCACCAACCATGTCTGGATACAGTTGTTGTGATAAATCGAGTTTAACCCGCGCACCGCGCGCAGCTGTGTCTTGGTTGGCTGAATGTAACCGGTGTCGTCCATCGCACGGCTTTGCAGCATCATTTCGCTGCCGTCCCAATCTGTATCCAAATAAAAGCGGGTCAGGGCCATTTTTTCACCGGGTTTGGCCAGCCTTGCGGTTTCCCATGTCATGCCGCCATCTTTGGAGACATCGACGCGGGTGATTGCCCCACGTCCCGACCACGCGAGCCCCGTGATGACCAAAGGTCCGGTGCCATGAGTGATCGGAGCTTGCGGGCTGGGGCTGGTCACGACAGATTTTGCATCCATCGACCATGTCCATTTGCGCGCAATGCCGTTTTCCAGAACATCGGTGTATTTGCTGGTCTCTTCACGGCTTTCGACAGGGGCGTCTGTCACCTCGATCCGACGGATCCATTTGACCCACATGTTGCCTTCCCACCCCGGCACGACCAGACGCACAGGGTATCCGTGTTCCTTGCGCAATGCCTCTCCATTGGCCTTGAACGCGATCAGGCAGTCATCCAGCGCCTTTTCCATCGGGATGGAGCGCCCGTTAGATGAGGCATCGGCCCCTTCGACATAAACCCATTTATCGCTCAGCTCGCCCGCTGTATTCAGTCCCGCTTCCTCCAGTAATGTCCGCAGCGGGACACCCGTGTATTCCATATTGTGGATCATGCCGTGGGTGAATTGCGCGCCATTCAGCTGGGCACCAGCCCATTCCATGCCGGTGTTCGCGGCGCATTCGCAGAAATAGACGTGGTTTTCACGCGGGAAGCGCTCCAGATCGGCGTAGGTGAACACCAAGGGCGTGTCGACCAGA
This DNA window, taken from Sulfitobacter pacificus, encodes the following:
- a CDS encoding MBL fold metallo-hydrolase yields the protein MAVSRRKFLAGIAASQGLMMLPGLAHAQIALGDIQLDVVSDGSLNLPGGFIFDPMPQTELLPILKDLGQSADVLTPPCNVTLMRHGDRVVLFDVGSGPDFTPTAGDLLASLEALTVTPDDVTDVVFTHAHPDHLWGLLDDFGDPLFTRASYMIGQAEWDYWINPNTVDEIGEARASFAVGAKRRLEMIEDGTTFFNDGDEILPGVAARASFGHTPGHMAFEVRRGGEAVMILGDCIGNDHIAFARPEWHSGSDQDPETAAATRLSLMDQLSHEKTRVIGYHLTGNGVGYVDKTSAGYAFVKEG
- a CDS encoding MBL fold metallo-hydrolase, translating into MRLLPLDLALVSALVALPALASEDIADQYPASLLYSKPVEVIPNVFSAIGATAPPTYENAGHNNNLSFIITDDGVVVVNGGGSYLLAKALHDEIKVVTDQPVKLVLNENGQGHAMLGNSYWAEQGVEIVAHVDAAAEFEAYGGQSLRATQARVKERADQTTVTLPTQTFEDAYVVVMGGTEIEARYLGPAHSPGDIVVWLPQQSLVISGDMAFHERMLPIFEHTMTADWIETWEAAFEPLGATYVVPGHGHPTNMDQVRRYTHDYLVYLREKVGAHLEAGGGLAEAFYVDQTPYAHLDTFEELATKNAGRVYEQMEFE
- a CDS encoding YgaP family membrane protein; protein product: MELTTNVGSFDRILRIVIGAALIILTLTGTIGIWGWIGVILLGTAFLRFCPLYRIIGVNTCKNS
- a CDS encoding YeeE/YedE family protein, with the protein product MENLIDTFGEGPILFGLALCIGMVFGAAAQHSRFCLRAATIEFSHNIWGPRLAIWFVAFSAAVCTVQLAIATGHLDVSNARQIAAQGSLSGAILGGLLFGSGMILARGCASRLLVLSATGNLRAIVTGLVLTLTAQASLRGVLSPLRESLGGIWTISGGRSRDLLAHIGILPRTAALVAGGCLLLSVVFALYRGNAKSRTGAAVIVGASIAAGWIATYAVAQNAFEMVAISSITFTGPSADTLMGFVNERELPMSFGSGLVPGVFLGALLMAVITKEARIQRFEPQMPMERYLLGGVMMGFGSMLAGGCAVGAGMSGGAIFALTAWLALLSMWIGAVVTQRLTEGGPRVRPAGTCQQS
- a CDS encoding DUF302 domain-containing protein, yielding MKSLLLGGALALISAGFAAAQDSSTVYDFDGSFDDATFSVESAIVGKGLVIDYVSHAGEMLDRTAGDVGSDVKLFEAADIFVFCSAVLSRKVMEADPMNIAHCPYGVFVAEREGKVMVGYRNYPEGAMQEVQALLDEIVREAIGG
- a CDS encoding NAD(P)/FAD-dependent oxidoreductase: MKLNRRVFIGSSAAAATTLAAPTVFADGHGKPRVVVVGGGAGGATAARYIAKDSKGAIDVTLIEPTRMYYTCFFSNLYLGGFKEIDDLGHSYGGLAAGGVNVVHDWATGVDREAKTVALAGGGSLPYDKLILSPGIDFVDGAVEGWDLSAQNAMPHAYKGGSQTELLKAQLMAMPEGGTFAMVAPPNPYRCPPGPYERVSMVAHYLKANNPTAKIIVADPKEKFSKQSLFQEGWANHYEGMIDWIGADFGGGNVSVDPNAMTVTIDGEVTNVDVCNVIPAMKAGRIAELAGVTDGNWAPVNAADMSSKADGDIHVLGDAAHQGDMPKSGYSANSQAKVCANAVRGALTGSKIFPAKFSNTCWSLIDTNDGVKVGATYEATEEKIAKVDGFISATGEAADLRRATYEESEGWYAGITADMFG
- a CDS encoding c-type cytochrome translates to MHHSLRAFLPLAGILAAGVVWANEFGDPEAGALVFKHCKSCHQIGEGAKNRVGPQLNGIFGRPAAGIEGFKYSKSMMRAGDDGLIWTEETLDAYIENPKALISKTRMNFRGLLDATERGHLLAYLRIFSDNPANIPEAEPTATATDHDLDPAILALEGDPEYGEYLASECLTCHQSSGTDEGIPAIIGWPTQDFVIAMHAYKRKLRPHPVMQMMAGRLSDEEIAAIAAYFKDLE
- a CDS encoding c-type cytochrome, whose amino-acid sequence is MSKFLKSTALLAALSLPASPVLAEKFGLGRPALPEEIAAWDGDIMPDGTGLPVGSGDALIGEEIFATQCAACHGDFAEGIDNWPKLAGGADTLDHEDPLKTVGSYWPYLSTAFDYIKRSMPYGNAGTLSDDDVYAIVAYILYSNDLIEDDFVLSNESFFDVEMPNADGFILDNRAETEYARWTGEPCMQNCKSEVKVTMRAMVLDVTPTEQEESAPVDATPAPVVAAFDAELAAQGEKVFKKCKACHQIGEGAKNRSGPILTGIVGNNAGAVEGFKYSRALKQAAEGGLVWSEIELAAFLAKPKSYMKGTKMSFAGLKKETDQAAVIEYLKSFKE
- the soxC gene encoding sulfite dehydrogenase, encoding MSKKTHPNPPSRRAFLRGATATGAGALVAGTAAAQSPDPLITEVQPWAQGFGDGVDATPYGLPIEYEGDVIRRNVEWLTADTVSSINFTPIHALDGTITPQGCAFERHHSGAIELRKEDYRLMLNGLVDTPLVFTYADLERFPRENHVYFCECAANTGMEWAGAQLNGAQFTHGMIHNMEYTGVPLRTLLEEAGLNTAGELSDKWVYVEGADASSNGRSIPMEKALDDCLIAFKANGEALRKEHGYPVRLVVPGWEGNMWVKWIRRIEVTDAPVESREETSKYTDVLENGIARKWTWSMDAKSVVTSPSPQAPITHGTGPLVITGLAWSGRGAITRVDVSKDGGMTWETARLAKPGEKMALTRFYLDTDWDGSEMMLQSRAMDDTGYIQPTKTQLRAVRGLNSIYHNNCIQTWLVRSNGEAENVEVS